The Halomonas sp. KG2 genome segment GCTGGGAAGGCGGTCGTCAGGAGCAGCACCATGAAGGCACCAAACGTCATGATGTCGGCATGGGCAAAGTGGGCAAAGCGCATAATGCTAAAAATGAGCGTGACGCCAATGGCGCCAATGGCATAAATAGAGCCAGTGACGCTACCTGCAATCACTACGTTATTGATAAAAAAGACCAGTTCGTTCACGCGTTTCTCCCCCGGGCTAGCCGCCCAAAAAGCTTTTGGCGACGTCAGGGTCAGCCAGTAACGCAGCCCCCGTGTCTGTAAAGCGGTTTTGTCCCGCCGCCAGCACAAAGCCTTTATCGGCAATGGCTAAGGCCTGTTTAGCATTCTGTTCCACCATCAAAATGCCCACACCGGCAGCGTTGATTTTTTTAACCCGATCAAAAATTTCATTCATGTAAAGGGGCGACAAGCCAGCGGTTGGCTCATCCAGCAGCAGCAGACTAGGTTCAGCCATTAGCGCACGGCCCATGGCGACCATTTGGCGCTGGCCACCGGAAAGCTCTCCTGCAGGCTGGTGGCGCTTCTCAACGAGAGGGGGGAAGAAGTCGTAAACTTGCTCCAGCATGCGCTTTACGTTTTGCGGTTTTAGATAGGCGCCCATTTCCAGGTTTTCTTTCACCGTCAGGCTGGGGAAAACGTTTTTCTCCTGAGGAACAAACCCCATACCACGCTCAACCAACTGATTCGGCGGCAGGTTATGGATCGGCTGACCGTTAAGCAAAATCTCGCCTTGATTAACGTTCAACAGCCCAAATACTGCTTTTAGCATAGTGGATTTGCCAGCCCCGTTAGGGCCAACAATGACACCGACTTCATCGGCATACAGGGTCATATTGACCCCGTTAAGGATATTCATACTGCCATAGCCGCCGTGCACATCGCGTGCCTCGAGCAGTGGCTGTGGGGATGACGGTGTGGATGACATAAACGCGTCTCAGCTGGGCCGCACTGCGGTGAACAATGGCGACCATGTTGTTGTGGCTATTGTTTAGGTGACAAACTCAGCGCTATCAAGCGGCATCAGTACCGAAATAGGCTTCTATAACGGCCGGATTGTTTTGTATTTCTTCAATTGAACCCTCAACCATAACGCTGCCTTGTGCCAGTACAATCACTGGATCGCAGAGCCGCGAAATCATATCCATATCGTGCTCAATCACCAGAAAGGTATAGCCCATTTCGCGATTTAAACGTTCGATGTTGCCCATTAAGTCGCCGAGTAGCGTGCGGTTTACACCGGCGGCAATTTCGTCTAACAGCACGACTTTGGCATCGGTCATCATCGTGCGGCCAAGCTCTAGCAGTTTTTTCTGACCACCCGATAAGTTGCCCGCAAGCTCGTTGCGTACATGATGCAAACCGACAAACTCAATGACTTCCAGTGCGCGGCGGCGTACCTCTGCCTCCTGGCTGCGGACCAGAGCAGGCTTGAACCAGGTGTTGAATAGACGTTCCCCTGCTTGGTTGGGTGGCACCATCATCAAGTTTTCCAGCGCGCTCATTTGGCTGAACTCATGGGCGATTTGGAAGGTGCGCAGTAACCCTTTGTGGAAACGTTGATCAGCGCTTAGCGACGTAATGTCTTCACCGTCCAATAGAATGCGGCCACTATCTGGCGTAAGTGCGCCCGCAATTAAATTGAAAAGCGTCGACTTACCTGCCCCATTGGGGCCGATCATGCCGGTAATCGAACCCTTTTCAACCCGGATTGAGCAGTCATTGATAACGTGCAGCCCGCCGAAGGCTTTGTTGACGTGTTGTACCTCAATAAGGGGAGTCATCGTGTCCTCGCGCCGCAGGCGACCTTTGTCCACCCGCGTTATTAGAATTATATTAAGCAGACTTACGCAGTCGCTGACTCAAGGCAAATATACCCACAATGAGCAGTGCGCCGAGGGTTGGGACAACGTAGCCTTCCACCTGTGGAATAGTGCGTAAAAATACAAACGACACCGCAGCAGGGCCAACAAAGCGCACCAGGAAGCGCCACGTTTTAAACCAAGTGATGTTGGTGCCAAGCTCTTTCATGACTTCGTTTTGAGTCAGTGCCCAGCCCGCGAATAGAGCGATCATTAGCCCGCCCAGCGGCATAAAGATATTGGTCAACAGCTCAATGAATTCAAAAGCGCTGCGTCCAAATAGAGCGTGGAAAAGCGTACCTTCGGCCCATATGTTGAAGCTCACCACTGTCAGTAAGCCCATCGCCCAAGCCGCGACGACCATGATGGTGACTGCCTGAGGGCGCGTCATATCAAAACGCTCAACCAGGAAGGCAGCGACCGGCTCTATCAATGAAATAGACGAGCTAATCGCGGCCCCTAGCACCAGAATAAAAAAGACCCCGCCCACCAGAGCACCAAACGGCATGTCAGCAAACGCTAGCGGCAGAGTAACAAACATCAGTCCCGGGCCTTGGCCTGTTTCGAGTCCCGCACCAAATACCAGCGAGAAAATTGCTAGCCCTGCCACCATGGCAACTGCAGTATCTACAAATGCCACGGCGATAGCGGTACGGGTTAGAGAGGCTTCGCTGGACATATAAGCGCCGTAGGCCATGATGGCCCCCATTCCAAGGCTCAGGGTGAAGAAGGATTGCCCCATCGCTTGTAACCAGCCTTCTAAGCTGAGATCGGCAATATTGAACGTAAACAGAAAGCTGGCTGCCGCTCTCACGTCGCCATTGATGACGCCGTAGATAAGCACCACGATGAGAATAACAAACAGCGCTGGCATCATGATGCGCAGCCCTGACTCTATCCCTTTATGAATCCCCATACCGACAATTAATGCCGAGAAGGCGATAAACAGCGTGTGATAAAGCGTCATCAGACCCGGAGACGCCAGCAACGCATCAAAGCCAGCACTAATCGTTGCTGCATCGGCACCCACGAGTGAGCCGGTTAGCATTAGCCACGTGTAGTGCAGTGCCCAGCCAGCGATGACGGAATAAAAGCTCAAAATTAAAAAAGCGGAAGCAGCGCCCAACCAGCCAATCGATTCCCAGGCACGGGAGGTCTTGTGTGTTTTAGTTAAATGGCGCATCCCCATAATAGGGCTTTGACGACTGGTACGGCCAAGCATTGTTTCGGCAATTAAAATGGGGATGCCGACAGCAAAGATGGTCAGTGCATAAATTAAAATAAACGCGCCGCCACCATTTTCCCCGGTGAGATAGGGGAAGCGCCAGAGATTGCCCAAGCCGACGGCTGAACCGACCGCTGCCAGCAAAAACGTGCCTTTGTGAGTCCAGACGTTATGACCGCTCATGTGGAGGAGTGTCCGTGTGGTAGTGGAAGGATGAGGGTAACTATCCAAACACTTGTATGAATTGTAGATTGCCAGCGGCCTAGGGACGCACTGATAGTAGCGTTACTGTGCGATAGAACGCCTACGCTTACCAGCCTGCTAGCGTTAAGGCTGCGTTTACGAAGCCACTTGGCGCAGGGGGCGGGGCGTGTGGGGTAATACGGAGACGGGAAATGAGCGAGGGGTGATCGTTAACTGAAGCTAAAAAAGAAGCCCGCACATGGCGGGCTTTGGGGTACTGACTATCGAGCATTGACTGGCGAGAGCTTACTTCTTGCCAGCACGCTTACGCTCGTTTTCTGTCAGGTGCTTCTTGCGTAGACGAATATGGCTGGGAGTCACTTCAACCAGTTCATCGGAATCCAAGAACTCGATAGCCTGTTCAAGAGTAAACTTGATCGGCGGCGTCAACACGATGTTTTCATCGTTACCCGTTGAGCGCATGTTATCGAGTTTCT includes the following:
- a CDS encoding ABC transporter ATP-binding protein, whose product is MSSTPSSPQPLLEARDVHGGYGSMNILNGVNMTLYADEVGVIVGPNGAGKSTMLKAVFGLLNVNQGEILLNGQPIHNLPPNQLVERGMGFVPQEKNVFPSLTVKENLEMGAYLKPQNVKRMLEQVYDFFPPLVEKRHQPAGELSGGQRQMVAMGRALMAEPSLLLLDEPTAGLSPLYMNEIFDRVKKINAAGVGILMVEQNAKQALAIADKGFVLAAGQNRFTDTGAALLADPDVAKSFLGG
- a CDS encoding ABC transporter ATP-binding protein, yielding MTPLIEVQHVNKAFGGLHVINDCSIRVEKGSITGMIGPNGAGKSTLFNLIAGALTPDSGRILLDGEDITSLSADQRFHKGLLRTFQIAHEFSQMSALENLMMVPPNQAGERLFNTWFKPALVRSQEAEVRRRALEVIEFVGLHHVRNELAGNLSGGQKKLLELGRTMMTDAKVVLLDEIAAGVNRTLLGDLMGNIERLNREMGYTFLVIEHDMDMISRLCDPVIVLAQGSVMVEGSIEEIQNNPAVIEAYFGTDAA
- a CDS encoding sodium-dependent transporter, translating into MSGHNVWTHKGTFLLAAVGSAVGLGNLWRFPYLTGENGGGAFILIYALTIFAVGIPILIAETMLGRTSRQSPIMGMRHLTKTHKTSRAWESIGWLGAASAFLILSFYSVIAGWALHYTWLMLTGSLVGADAATISAGFDALLASPGLMTLYHTLFIAFSALIVGMGIHKGIESGLRIMMPALFVILIVVLIYGVINGDVRAAASFLFTFNIADLSLEGWLQAMGQSFFTLSLGMGAIMAYGAYMSSEASLTRTAIAVAFVDTAVAMVAGLAIFSLVFGAGLETGQGPGLMFVTLPLAFADMPFGALVGGVFFILVLGAAISSSISLIEPVAAFLVERFDMTRPQAVTIMVVAAWAMGLLTVVSFNIWAEGTLFHALFGRSAFEFIELLTNIFMPLGGLMIALFAGWALTQNEVMKELGTNITWFKTWRFLVRFVGPAAVSFVFLRTIPQVEGYVVPTLGALLIVGIFALSQRLRKSA